The proteins below come from a single Stomoxys calcitrans chromosome 1, idStoCalc2.1, whole genome shotgun sequence genomic window:
- the LOC131994221 gene encoding uncharacterized protein LOC131994221, protein MDSRPTRERILSALKASNVEFPETASIAQLRTLYDSLQVNGGPSKQTELPSGNVVSSDSAGNSSVTVTTMSSNTLNETPVINSATADPENLLQSFQCNGESTNQTELVLGTAACFSAARTSTDLISRNTLSVAFNNSEIGVSCANLRQTQTSVPPSVISSVPSVYNSSASVPVNTVQRQFPGTSGTAASVSAARTSSVISDLMNTNTLGVAFNNRAIGVSCDVLPQTQTSVPPSVSSCVVSSVPSVNYSSVSVPANLLRGQFSRPSVPSQVTDPFIRSSVLSREVLRLKQEMLALRNQIESLENGGKKVSTNINYDELSMMVPKFSGNNGRNIEKWINSFESYTINMTDQEKYMCLRYLLVGTAREFMENSNYKEYKELKRSLLDIFKRTVTQEEVYQKLRLRKLKPTEPCIAYIVAMQTIAAEGEINEQELVDIIIDGMEDKTNNISILYGSNSLQELMHGIDRYEKRRSKTVSTHKEGRDNTKGIRCFNCSQFGHMKNTCNKPRRPPGSCFHCFQMGHFYKDCPKRMNVTAPIFFVVMIL, encoded by the coding sequence atggattCACGCCCTACTCGAGAAAGAATTCTTTCAGCTTTGAAAGCTTCAAATGTGGAATTTCCAGAAACAGCGTCAATTGCACAATTGAGAACATTATATGATTCTTTGCAAGTTAACGGTGGTCCATCAAAGCAGACTGAATTGCCTTCTGGAAATGTGGTTTCTTCTGATTCTGCTGGGAATTCATCTGTAACTGTCACTACAATGTCATCCAATACTTTGAATGAAACTCCCGTTATTAATTCCGCAACTGCCGATCCTGAAAATTTGCTTCAGTCATTTCAATGTAATGGTGAGTCCACAAATCAAACTGAATTGGTTCTTGGAACTGCCGCTTGTTTTTCTGCCGCACGGACTTCAACCGATTTAATATCTAGAAATACATTGAGTGTCGCTTTTAATAACAGCGAAATTGGCGTATCCTGTGCAAATCTTCGGCAAACACAGACTTCAGTGCCTCCTTCCGTAATTTCTTCCGTACCTTCCGTCTATAATTCTTCTGCTTCCGTTCCTGTAAATACAGTTCAAAGACAATTTCCTGGTACTTCAGGGACTGCTGCTTCTGTTTCTGCCGCCCGGACTTCATCAGTTATTTCCGATTTAATGAATACAAATACATTGGGTGTCGCTTTTAACAATAGAGCAATTGGCGTGTCCTGTGATGTTCTTCCGCAAACACAAACTTCCGTACCTCCTTCCGTATCTTCTTGTGTTGTTTCTTCCGTACCCTCCGTCAATTATTCCTCAGTTTCCGTTCCTGCAAACTTACTTCGAGGACAATTTTCTAGACCTTCTGTTCCATCACAGGTAACAGACCCTTTCATTCGTTCAAGCGTTTTATCCCGTGAAGTTTTGAGATTGAAGCAAGAAATGTTGGCTCTTCGAAACCAAATTGAATCTTTAGAAAACGGTGGAAAAAAGGTTTCTACAAATATCAATTATGACGAGCTCTCTATGATGGTTCCGAAATTTTCTGGGAATAATGgacgaaatattgaaaaatggatAAACTCTTTTGAAAGCTACACTATAAATATGACTGAccaagaaaaatatatgtgcTTAAGATATTTGCTGGTTGGAACTGCGCGAGagttcatggaaaattcaaaTTACAAAGAATATAAGGAGTTGAAGAGATCGCTCTTAGACATTTTCAAGAGAACGGTAACGCAAGAAGAAGTTTATCAAAAATTGCGTTTGCGCAAGTTGAAGCCAACAGAGCCGTGTATTGCCTATATAGTAGCAATGCAAACTATTGCAGCAGAAGGCGAAATCAACGAGCAAGAACTGGTTGACATTATAATAGACGGAATGGAAGATAAAACCAACAACATATCCATTCTATACGGATCAAACTCATTACAAGAATTGATGCATGGAATAGATAGATACGAGAAACGCAGGTCAAAAACAGTCAGTACTCATAAAGAAGGCCGTGACAATACTAAAGGCATACGATGTTTCAATTGCTCTCAATTTGGACATATGAAGAACACCTGCAATAAGCCTCGACGTCCACCGGGATCTTGTTTCCATTGTTTCCAAATGGGACATTTTTACAAGGATTGTCCTAAAAGGATGAATGTtactgctcccatatttttTGTAGTAATGATATTGTAG
- the LOC131994222 gene encoding uncharacterized protein LOC131994222 — protein MSSNTLNETPVINSATADPENLLQSFQCNGESTNQTELVLGTAACFSAARTSTDLISRNTLSVAFNNSEIGVSCANLRQTQTSVPPSVISSVPSVYNSSASVPVNTVQRQFPGTSGTAASVSAARTSSVISDLMNTNTLGVAFNNRAIGVSCDVLPQTQTSVPPSVSSCVVSSVPSVNYSSVSVPANLLRGQFSRPSVPSQVTDHFIRSSVLSREVLRLKQEMLALRNQIESLENGGKKVSTNINYDELSMMVPKFSGNNGRNIEKWINSFESYTINMTDQEKYMCLRYLLVGTAREFMENSNYKEYKELKRSLLDIFKRTVTQEEVYQKLRLRKLKPTEPCIAYIVAMQTIAAEGEINEQELVDIIIDGMEDKTNNISILYGSNSLQELMHGIDRYEKRRSKTVSTHKEGRDNTKGIRCFNCSQFGHMKNTCNKPRRPPGSCFHCFQMGHFYKDCPKRMNVTAPIFFVVMIL, from the coding sequence ATGTCATCCAATACTTTGAATGAAACTCCCGTTATTAATTCCGCAACTGCCGATCCTGAAAATTTGCTTCAGTCATTTCAATGTAATGGTGAGTCCACAAATCAAACTGAATTGGTTCTTGGAACTGCCGCTTGTTTTTCTGCCGCACGGACTTCAACCGATTTAATATCTAGAAATACATTGAGTGTCGCTTTTAATAACAGCGAAATTGGCGTATCCTGTGCAAATCTTCGGCAAACACAGACTTCAGTGCCTCCTTCCGTAATTTCTTCCGTACCTTCCGTCTATAATTCTTCTGCTTCCGTTCCTGTAAATACAGTTCAAAGACAATTTCCTGGTACTTCAGGGACTGCTGCTTCTGTTTCTGCCGCCCGGACTTCATCAGTTATTTCCGATTTAATGAATACAAATACATTGGGTGTCGCTTTTAACAATAGAGCAATTGGCGTGTCCTGTGATGTTCTTCCGCAAACACAAACTTCCGTACCTCCTTCCGTATCTTCTTGTGTTGTTTCTTCCGTACCCTCCGTCAATTATTCCTCAGTTTCCGTTCCTGCAAACTTACTTCGAGGACAATTTTCTAGACCTTCTGTTCCATCACAGGTAACAGACCATTTCATTCGTTCAAGCGTTTTATCCCGTGAAGTTTTGAGATTGAAGCAAGAAATGTTGGCTCTTCGAAACCAAATTGAATCTTTAGAAAACGGTGGAAAAAAGGTTTCTACAAATATCAATTATGACGAGCTCTCTATGATGGTTCCGAAATTTTCTGGGAATAATGgacgaaatattgaaaaatggatAAACTCTTTTGAAAGCTACACTATAAATATGACTGAccaagaaaaatatatgtgcTTAAGATATTTGCTGGTTGGAACTGCGCGAGagttcatggaaaattcaaaTTACAAAGAATATAAGGAGTTGAAGAGATCGCTCTTAGACATTTTCAAGAGAACGGTAACGCAAGAAGAAGTTTATCAAAAATTGCGTTTGCGCAAGTTGAAGCCAACAGAGCCGTGTATTGCCTATATAGTAGCAATGCAAACTATTGCAGCAGAAGGCGAAATCAACGAGCAAGAACTGGTTGACATTATAATAGACGGAATGGAAGATAAAACCAACAACATATCCATTCTATACGGATCAAACTCATTACAAGAATTGATGCATGGAATAGATAGATACGAGAAACGCAGGTCAAAAACAGTCAGTACTCATAAAGAAGGCCGTGACAATACTAAAGGCATACGATGTTTCAATTGCTCTCAATTTGGACATATGAAGAACACCTGCAATAAGCCTCGACGTCCACCGGGATCTTGTTTCCATTGTTTCCAAATGGGACATTTTTACAAGGATTGTCCTAAAAGGATGAATGTtactgctcccatatttttTGTAGTAATGATATTGTAG
- the LOC131994224 gene encoding uncharacterized protein LOC131994224 — protein sequence MNTNTLGVAFNNRAIGVSCDVLPQTQTSVPPSVSSCVVSSVPSVNYSSVSVPANLLRGQFSRPSVSSQVTDPFIRSSVLSREVLRLKQEMLALRNQIESLENGGKKVSTNINYDELSMMVPKFSGNNGRNIEKWINSFESYTINMTDQEKYMCLRYLLVGTAREFMENSNYKEYKELKRSLLDIFKRTVTLEEVYQKLRLRKLKPTEPCIAYIVAMQTIAAEGEINEQELVDILIDGMEDKTNNISILYGSNSLQELMHGIDRYEKRRSKQSVLIKKAVTILKAYDVSIALNLDI from the coding sequence ATGAATACAAATACATTGGGTGTCGCTTTTAACAATAGAGCAATTGGCGTGTCCTGTGATGTTCTTCCGCAAACACAAACTTCCGTACCTCCTTCCGTATCTTCTTGTGTTGTTTCTTCCGTACCCTCCGTCAATTATTCCTCAGTTTCCGTTCCTGCAAACTTACTTCGAGGACAATTTTCTAGACCTTCTGTTTCATCACAGGTAACAGACCCTTTCATTCGTTCAAGCGTTTTATCCCGTGAAGTTTTGAGATTGAAGCAAGAAATGTTGGCTCTTCGAAACCAAATTGAATCTTTAGAAAACGGTGGAAAAAAGGTTTCTACAAATATCAATTATGACGAGCTCTCTATGATGGTTCCGAAATTTTCTGGGAATAATGgacgaaatattgaaaaatggatAAACTCTTTTGAAAGCTACACTATAAATATGACTGAccaagaaaaatatatgtgcTTAAGATATTTGCTGGTTGGAACTGCGCGAGagttcatggaaaattcaaaTTACAAAGAATATAAGGAGTTGAAGAGATCGCTCTTAGACATTTTCAAGAGAACGGTAACGCTAGAAGAAGTTTATCAAAAATTGCGTTTGCGCAAGTTGAAGCCAACAGAGCCGTGTATTGCCTATATAGTAGCAATGCAAACTATTGCAGCAGAAGGCGAAATCAACGAGCAAGAACTGGTTGACATTTTAATAGACGGAATGGAAGATAAAACCAACAACATATCCATTCTATACGGATCAAACTCATTACAAGAATTGATGCATGGAATAGATAGATACGAGAAACGCAGGTCAAAACAGTCAGTACTCATAAAGAAGGCCGTGACAATACTAAAAGCATACGATGTTTCAATTGCTCTCAATTTGGACATATGA